Proteins encoded in a region of the Pieris rapae chromosome 12, ilPieRapa1.1, whole genome shotgun sequence genome:
- the LOC111001534 gene encoding protein PRRC2C isoform X2, producing MSALSTPGGGGNTAQSKPTSGKQKYQKLDINSLYCANRNENSEPSSVKSQLSRKHGMQSLGKVPSARRPPANLPSLKTETGQDTSANSVTSVSTTVTTPPTCTSQTTTISSVGAGAGTTSAGGWVSLPPPSSPHFRTEFPSLEAAAQPSHRSTDHSASQLQLRPQTEGSWTCGGTGAAGNGGAPAAQPQPTPAYRAIVPSFLMKGSAGSGLGMGSLNTLRDNRSNASSGGNNSGPRNNPRPAATPRAVEVITSRPILRDEQISSLDDISRDAGWAQHDDIDYDQKLDFSDGESTPAPKTSSKNNNRPSIEVDRIDSKIQDPDEEQLWAERRQKQSNEVALAVARARQRKEEEQRRQMRDVSTQKDYRGRTDRNRNDRELDNREKDRLDRDKEQRDRDKERLDNRDRDRADNRDRDRADNRDRDRVDNRDRDRVDNNRFERDRDREGPIERRNERERTIEKEREPRDRNDNRDRNENKDRTDNRDRFDRERNERDREFRDRDNRDYNRERDQSNPAFSKTFQANIPPRFLRQQQNRQQDDQKGWAFTGKSAPRRQEPPGYNAPRHAPNNGRRSYSRDYSDREDEVRRDKDVSSGPQWRSEMQDQERNSRDFDRSTSKDHSDQKDRRNDLERKPFDGVSESSRTAAEKLSEVFERKSIGLFEPFASSDTPVQTQVPERRTTPPSHVASRDSSEKDYGKTSWAEVAKEDPIANTSKAPIDKNVIVLKETDKVSRSSSFVENKDILPPTVPAQMPQQNVSAHKVEPDVTQNSGNKYPSNTSYNSNYVPSNPNIPSNIQNHNSSVNNPLQPAFTETQLFPKPIPALKTDILPNVPQVQQPINEHISQHTVKPSLNLQKPEKEHESEPKSVAADQANLNITKIIDPQFVDIQGEPLKIISDDKKNEINKIPQKEPIERKSSGSGSEKKGRGFGSGGYNVYNRGWGSREPRGRRSNRSSRSNNRASESDGSTDAERKDRRRAPRSPRGPKKQDRVEDIANAASDPSQMSSVNDVIENREPFAPRGQPSRRGRGGFQGTSRPPAPAKRVTGYGPPNTKSPFSQANRVKDNEDIKDGLQDERGQSKRTGPSKGRDRRPKGSGPHSGEDENWETTSEHSESGGTRRSLGSRQSGLSQRGNRNQNSSNRQGGRNVQGAKKEVLPDKGVEVTEAMSDLKISKNDEVVDDGFQEVRNKKNSKDSRGVSANAKEENQNASKQPRSRSNQGGGRNGSSTRNSNEKPNPRGSVPVSGKPNSQYERPRTANLAPRFVKQRQKQQMGLASSFLPDTGAAPPPPAVNAWDKPISQTLRGNIEEPIEVEKSSHSSQRSTPGDAPAEAKTSPPTVITEKTGVLDGSTPPVETIIFENTNYKTPPAEALKSKYQPSVSTVKSQEEVASEMESRALQFNGDVRARPRSIQEIMAESGRPVTEAEGSLSIPMSFDSSQKAEDSSDMKLDFAFDSDLGQLTEDKATKSLGLPRGVHMSTSNTISPLAADLNLKIASVKKVWEMPAVVEGSEELQFAGFEENNADTGAPPNVCKVKPTQQLQSPPPQHYNHVGYPGSYGGLSVPSPPAVLFNSSQQILGSSQQLPQQGGLYGAFLDQTRGQFGGFPATPYGAGSATPYNYQPPPDMFQSLQSQYRMAAAGGGAAFGQSGQLGNSPSTVLISSTSNSLMSATVKPSSQQIGAIGSKGGGVSGVGGVGGVNTFQQQYLGYSGPVGEAPYSLQGLLPRPAPPANSYYSPYQPPAAPAPTYPLQFTQPAQSNAFSSQFLSSQLHVAAAVQQMQQQYRGPMQQQYPPQARPPPQQQLKSPLHEHANGFASLCEAGSPTPKGAKPKPPHSPPHKYHAPPPQHPPPSHTPHQHHHQQHQQHQQHPQQHQHQQYFHI from the exons ATGTCTGCACTCTCGACGCCGGGCGGCGGAGGAAATACGGCGCAGAGCAAGCCGACGTCCGGCAAGCAAAAATATCAGAAATTGGACATCAATAGTCTGTATTGCGCCAACAGG aaTGAAAATTCTGAACCGTCCTCTGTAAAATCACAACTAAGCCGCAAACATGGAATGCAAAGTCTTGGAAAAGTGCCTTCAGCTAGGCGTCCCCCGGCCAACTTACCTTCTTTAAAAACTGAAACTGGTCAGGATACAAGTGCAAA CTCTGTTACTTCTGTTAGTACGACTGTAACAACTCCACCAACATGCACTTCACAGACTACG ACAATATCGAGCGTGGGTGCGGGTGCGGGCACAACGTCGGCCGGCGGATGGGTGTCCCTACCGCCTCCCTCATCTCCACACTTCCGCACAGAATTCCCGTCATTAGAGGCCGCTGCTCAACCTTCACACCGTTCTACAGATCATTCTGCATCCCAGTTGCAGCTCAGACCACAAA CGGAAGGCAGTTGGACGTGCGGTGGAACTGGCGCTGCAGGCAACGGCGGCGCACCCGCCGCACAGCCACAGCCCACACCCGCTTACCGCGCTATCGTGCCCTCCTTC CTGATGAAAGGTAGCGCTGGTAGTGGACTTGGAATGGGATCCTTGAACACACTTCGTGATAATAGGAGTAATGCAAGCAGTGGGGGGAATAATTCTGGGCCCCGGAACAACCCGCGGCCCGCCGCTACTCCCCGAGCTGTCGAGGTGATTACATCGAGACCCATCCTCCGTGATGAACAAATATCGTCACTCGACGATATTTCGCGGGACGCCGGGTGGGCGCAGCACGATGATATTGATTATGA tcaaAAACTTGATTTCTCGGATGGTGAATCTACACCTGCCCCTAAAACcagtagtaaaaataataaccgcCCCAGTATTGAAGTCGATCGTATTGATTCAAAAATACAGGATCCTGATGAGGAGCAGCTCTGGGCCGAAAGAAGGCAGAAACAGAGTAATGAAGTAGCTCTAGCAGTTGCCCGTGCGAGACAACGAAAGGAAGAGGAACAACGACGACAAATGAGAGATGTGTCCACACAAAAAGATTATCGGGGCAGAACTGATAGAAATCGCAATGACAGGGAACTTGATAATAGAGAAAAAGATAGACTTGACAGAGACAAAGAACAGAGAGACAGAGATAAAGAGCGCTTAGACAATAGAGATCGCGATCGTGCAGACAACAGAGATCGCGATCGTGCAGACAACAGAGATCGTGATCGTGTAGATAACAGAGATCGCGATCGTGTGGACAATAATCGCTTTGAAAGAGACCGTGATCGTGAAGGACCAATTGAACGTCGAAATGAAAGAGAACGAACTATTGAAAAGGAAAGAGAACCACGTGATCGTAATGATAACAGAGATcgtaatgaaaataaagacCGTACTGATAACCGAGACAGGTTTGATAGAGAAAGAAATGAACGCGACCGAGAATTTCGAGATCGTGATAATAGAGATTACAACCGAGAACGTGACCAATCTAACCCTGCCTTTTCCAAAACGTTCCAAGCTAATATACCTCCTAGATTTTTGCGACAACAGCAGAATAGGCAGCAGGACGACCAAAAAGGATGGGCGTTCACGGGGAAGTCTGCACCGAGAAGACAGGAACCGCCTGGATATAATGCGCCAAGACATGCTCCGAATAATGGCCGGCGTTCATATTCAAG GGACTATTCTGATCGCGAAGATGAAGTTAGGAGAGACAAAGATGTTAGTTCTGGCCCACAATGGAGATCAGAAATGCAGGATCAGGAAAGAAATTCAAGAGATTTTGATCGTTCTACTTCTAAAGACCACAGTGATCAAAAGGATAGAAGAAATGATTTGGAAAGAAAACCATTTGATGGTGTGTCTGAGAGTAGTAGAACGGCAGCTGAAAAGTTAAGTGAAGTTTTTGAACGTAAAAGCATAGGTCTGTTTGAGCCGTTTGCCTCTTCAGACACTCCAGTACAAACACAGGTACCTGAGAGGAGAACTACACCGCCGTCGCATGTTGCGTCTCGTGATTCCTCTGAAAAAGATTACGGTAAAACTTCATGGGCAGAAGTTGCTAAAGAAGACCCAATTGCAAATACTTCGAAGGCGccaattgataaaaatgtgaTCGTACTAAAAGAAACCGATAAGGTATCGAGATCATCCAGTTTCGTAGAAAATAAGGACATTCTGCCTCCAACAGTTCCAGCACAAATGCCACAACAGAATGTATCTGCACATAAAGTTGAACCTGATGTAACACAAAACTCGGGTAATAAATACCCAAGTAATACTTCTTATAATTCAAACTATGTTCCGTCTAATCCAAATATTCCTTCTAATATTCAAAACCACAATAGTTCTGTCAACAATCCACTTCAACCTGCTTTTACTGAAACTCAATTGTTTCCTAAACCAATACCTGCTCTAAAGACTGACATTCTTCCTAATGTACCACAAGTACAACAACCTATTAATGAACATATATCACAGCATACTGTTAAGCCCAGTTTGAATCTACAAAAACCTGAGAAGGAACATGAGTCTGAACCCAAATCTGTTGCTGCTGACCAAGCTAATCTCAATATTACTAAGATTATCGACCCACAATTTGTAGACATCCAAGGAgagcctttaaaaataatttcggatgataaaaaaaatgagattAACAAAATTCCACAAAAAGAACCCATCGAAAGAAAGTCTAGCGGCTCTGGATCTGAAAAAAAGGGCAGAGGCTTTGGTAGTGGTggatataatgtatataatagagGTTGGGGTTCAAGAGAACCTCGCGGGCGTCGATCAAACCGAAGTTCGCGCTCCAACAATAGGGCCAGTGAGTCTGACGGCTCCACCGACGCAGAGCGGAAAGATCGACGTCGTGCGCCTCGTAGCCCACGGGGACCAAAAAAGCAAGACAGAGTTGAAGATATTGCAAATGCCGCCTCTGATCCAAGTCAGATGTCTAGCGTAAACGATGTCATTGAAAACAGAGAGCCTTTTGCACCTCGCGGACAGCCTTCTCGTCGTGGCAGAGGAGGTTTTCAAGGCACTTCAAGACCTCCGGCACCCGCTAAAAGGGTTACTGGCTATGGCCCTCCTAATACTAAAAGTCCATTTAGCCAAGCTAATCGAGTTAAGGATAACGAAGATATTAAAGATGGACTCCAGGATGAAAGAGGACAAAGTAAACGGACTGGTCCATCTAAGGGACGCGATCGTCGTCCTAAAGGCTCGGGTCCTCACAGTGGTGAAGATGAGAATTGGGAAACAACTTCTGAACATTCCGAGAGCGGTGGAACGCGCAGATCGCTTGGGAGTAGGCAATCTGGACTATCTCAAAGAGGAAATAGAAACCAAAACTCGAGTAACCGACAAGGCGGTCGAAACGTTCAAGGAGCTAAAAAAGAAGTTTTACCTGACAAAGGAGTTGAAGTCACAGAGGCTATGTCTGACCtcaaaatatctaaaaacgACGAGGTAGTCGATGATGGTTTTCAAGAAGTACGCAATAAGAAGAATTCAAAAGATTCTCGCGGAGTTTCTGCTAATGCAAAGGAGGAAAATCAAAACGCTTCTAAGCAGCCCCGATCACGTTCCAATCAAGGTGGTGGAAGAAATGGGTCATCGACTAGAAATTCTAACGAAAAGCCGAACCCACGGGGATCAGTGCCAGTATCTGGTAAACCCAATTCACAATATGAAAGGCCGCGCACAGCTAATTTAGCTCCTAGGTTTGTGAAACAAAGACAGAAGCAACAAATGGGTTTGGCCTCCAGTTTTCTGCCAGATACAGGCGCAGCGCCACCGCCTCCAGCCGTTAATGCCTGGGATAAACCAATTTCACAAACACTGCGCGGAAATATTGAGGAACCCATTGAAGTTGAAAAATCAAGTCACTCAAGTCAAAGAAGCACCCCAGGTGATGCTCCAGCAGAGGCAAAAACATCTCCACCTACAGTCATTACTGAGAAAACTGGTGTTCTAGATGGCTCAACCCCACCAGTTGAAACAATTATATTCGAGAATACTAACTACAAAACTCCTCCAGCTGAGGCCTTGAAATCCAAGTATCAACCTAGTGTTAGCACAGTGAAATCTCAAGAAGAAGTTGCCAGCGAAATGGAATCAAGAGCTCTACAGTTCAATGGGGATGTAAGAGCCCGACCGAGGTCCATTCAAGAGATAATGGCTGAGTCCGGTAGGCCTGTGACTGAAGCTGAAGGTTCTCTTAGTATTCCGATGTCCTTTGATTCATCTCAGAAAGCTGAAGATTCCTCAGACATGAAACTCGATTTCGCTTTTGATTCAGATCTTGGACAATTGACAGAAGACAAAGCGACAAAGTCACTAGGCTTACCGCGTGGCGTCCATATGAGTACATCGAACACAATATCTCCACTAGCAGCGGATCTGAACTTAAAAATTGCTAGTGTAAAGAAAGTTTGGGAAATGCCTGCTGTAGTTGAAGGTAGTGAAGAACTTCAGTTTGCTGGTTTTGAGGAGAATAACGCAGACACAGGAGCGCCACCAAATGTCTGCAAAGTTAAGCCAACTCAACAATTACAGTCACCTCCGCCTCAACACTACAATCATGTTGGATATCCGGGAAGTTATGGTGGATTGTCGGTACCTTCCCCGCCTGCTGTTCTTTTTAATTCCTCCCAACAAATACTGGGCTCCTCACAGCAATTGCCACAACAAGGTGGTTTATATGGAGCATTTTTGGATCAAACAAGGGGACAATTTGGTGGATTTCCAGCAACTCCCTATGGTGCGGGTTCGGCGACGCCCTACAACTATCAACCACCACCAGACATGTTCCAGAGTTTACAGAGTCAATATAGAATG gcCGCAGCTGGCGGTGGGGCAGCTTTTGGTCAATCTGGTCAGTTGGGAAACAGTCCCAGCACAGTCCTTATCTCAAGCACTTCTAATTCTCTGATGTCTGCAACCGTCAAACCGTCTTCGCAGCAAATTGGGGCAATTG GAAGCAAAGGAGGCGGTGTAAGTGGCGTTGGCGGAGTAGGTGGTGTCAACACCTTCCAACAGCAGTACCTGGGTTACTCGGGTCCGGTGGGCGAAGCGCCCTATTCCCTCCAAGGTCTACTGCCCAGGCCTGCGCCCCCTGCAAACTCATACTACTCTCCATATCAGCCCCCAGCTGCCCCAGCCCCTACATATCCCTTACAGTTTACTCAGCCGGCCCAATCTAACGCGTTCAGCTCGCAATTCCTGTCTTCACAATTGCATGTTGCAGCAGCTGTACAGCAGATGCAA CAACAATACCGGGGTCCGATGCAGCAGCAGTACCCCCCACAAGCGCGCCCTCCACCTCAACAACAACTTAAGAGCCCTTTACATGAACATGCTAACGGATTTGCCTCCCTTTGTGAGGCTGGCTCTCCCACCCCCAAGGGGGCAAAGCCAAAGCCCCCTCACTCACCCCCACATAAATACCACGCTCCACCCCCACAGCATCCTCCCCCTTCGCACACGCCGCACCAGCATCATCATCAGCAACATCAACAACACCAACAGCACCCGCAACAACATCAACATCAGCAG TATTTTCACATATAA